ctcgccccagctgggataggctccagcatacctccgctttatagaaaatggatggatggatgctgttaCGTTTGCTATTTACACAAAGTTATGAAGTCTTATAGTTGGCATGTCTTTGACGAGCACTCGCGTCCCGTGATAGTGATGTCATAGTGCCCTGGTCAGACCCGGCCGTACGAAGCCTAGCTGATCAATTTTAGCCTGCTCCGGAACTGAGCTGTTTAATGATGTGTTTAATTAGCTGCTTGCCATAACGCTGGACTTTAGTCCGATGTGGCGACAGCTAGCAAGAAGCTAACGTTAGCAAGCAAACGGCAGGCTGTAGCTAGCCAGTAATTAGCTGTTCTGGAAAGTTCTCTCGATGATGTTTTCCTCGAAAAGATTCGATAGTCCCTGGCTTGGTTCGGTTCTGGTTATCGTTCGTTGTCCCAACAAGGTGGAACCGCGACCGGACATTCCTTGTTTGTGCGACTTTGAGGCCACTTGCTGGCGTCACCGCCCAGCTCACCTGCCTGACTGACGGGCTGAAGTGGAAGTCTCCAGCCTCCTTGAGGTCGAGCCAGATCATCGGCATGCGGGGTACCGCCTCCATCACGGCCGGCTGCTCGCGGTGCCCTCCGCCGCTAAGAAGCCACACAAGGTTGGATTAGATGTCTGACGAAGACACACACAATCCTTTTCCCAAACAACTGTGTCATGGAGACGTCGACACTTAAACCGGAAATGCGCATACGTCACGTACACTCCCAAAGACAGCAAGACgtgatgcattgtgggaaatgtagtcAACATATCCTCATTTTAGCTTATCTTTGATTTGTAACTGATTAAACACATTGTCTTGCACAGTCGGATGAAGTTATTTACGCCGAGGAAAACAAACTACCCCTGAGTCGCTCCTAACTAAATTGTAATTTagaattcatattttttgtgttaattgTAACTGACAGAGAAACAATGCTGAAAAAATATAGATTAATTTGTATTTCCATTTAAGAACACATCTATATTATAATCCCTAAAgagtagggatgagcgagtacccCACTATCTGTTGTATCTATCCGTTCACCCATCTTATCTGTATCCATAGCcgtactcggagtgggcggggcataaacccgAAGTGGGTGTGGTGGTTTAGATCTGGGcttgaaggggacctattttgcttttttccacttttctgacctataaatgtagttagaatgttgtattcccgtgttaaacgatgccaaatgttcagataatgaggtttacgtatGTGTgcaagtgatccttgagactttattcttgaattatttatatatattataattatttcaaacattgagctgtgtgaagttggtgatttatgcaaacatggcaataaacataacaataatgtgtTCAGTATtacagttttccaactgacttatatcaccagccaaaccaccGGAAACGAGCAGACTTATGGATTCATAATAAAACCTAATCACTCCCCAACTTGTCTGCATCGCTTTGAGTGTGTTCTTTTTCTCACCAGTGGAGGGCGCTATGCTCTGTGTAGCTGAAAGGCCTGCCAGACGGCTCCAgacatcaccatggcaacctgaGCTGATGATGCTGCTACAGgtggacgcacacacacacacacacacacacacacacacacacacacacacacacacacacacacacacacacacacacacacacacacacagcatgacgATTCAAGCGACAGACAAACATGAAGATGAGAGGAAAGAGACATACACACCAGTGTCATGTATGAGAAACACTAAAAGACCACCATGGCAGACTTTTCGGTCTGAGCAGACAGACGGGAGGTGCGGGGGTGCGTCGGGGGCTGAGGAAGAAGAGCAGGGAGCAAGAAAATGAGAGACATTGCAGAGATCTTTCTGactgctgttgccatggttacatgTCTGCGTGCCACTCAGCCAAAGGAGCATGACGAGCATATTCGAAAACACAAACTAACATGTTAGTATAAAAACAAGCCACCActtaaatatgtcttttttatgttttacagaGATCATTTCCCATAAGGAGCACAAGGATGATGGAACACTTCATGAATATTTTCCTTGTATGTTCGCAAGATGAATAAGTAATAACGATTTATTGTCTTTGCTTAAAACAGATCTGttgtgttcatttttcagccctttgtattgagttgtggactcctatagagcagctacacaaaataaccagcacagaaagctttctgtgttcttccagaatctgcacctattcagctgtacttctttggatttcgtgtttCCCACGATAACagcctgttttaatgtattccacccagacttgataataaacggcgattTTTCCCAATGCCAAGTGCATATAAAGACTTCTGGATTGTGCctccaactttataggagttgataaacggcaatttatctttttaaaatgtccgcttttaacatacaggcatatgtgttggatcctgaatccaatccggaagtggagactggacagtccgaagtttctcaagaaatgaggttacttcaagacgtttCTATATGGTAAGTCGCtatagcattttagcgttttctacggcatcggtaacgtgtaatgtgttttgcgggactaccagtgtgtaaaaactCGGGTTGAGCCACTAATTGTgatgggaaaaggctattagtaACCAtgcttcctctatgctataatgctacacagacaagtgtgtttgctccatgacttagacaaaataaacacagataggacactgataaactgttacttactgaATCACAACAGGGAAGACATCTTGGAGAAGCTTTTGGCTTTGCAAAGGCAGATGGCTCGATTGAGAAACCAAGAATGGCCAAAAAGAGTAGCTGGGTATATTGGAATGTTGCACTAACCCAAACTAACTACTTAATCTGTATCTGTAACACTTTGTTATATTTTGAGGTAATTCCGAAtacactatattatattatgcatagtctaaataatattgtattatacacataaataaacaaaaacaaatcattctcattcattttccaccacttatcctcacaatggtcgcgggggtgctggagcctatcccagctgtcttcggacgggaggcggggtacaccctagactggtggccagccaatcacagggcacatatagacaaacaaccattcacactcacattcatacctatggacaatttggagtcaccaattaacctagcatgtttttggaatgtgggaggaaaccggagtacccggagaaaacccacgcatgcacggggagaacatgcaaactccacacagagatggccgagggtggaattgaaccctggtctcctagctgtgaggtctgcgtgctaaccacccgaccgccgtgcagcccccaaaacaaatcaaatacaataaaaaaacttcataaataatattacattatatcatTGGATGTGTGTATCACTGGAAGTGTTGAAATAGATGATGCTAGTGAGCGTAAATGAAATGGAAGCAGTCCAGGCCAGCAGTGGTGTGGTTACCGtggatacagaaaaaaaatgtgggagTTGTTGTTATATCATCTTTGAGGTGCTGCTCCACCCCACTCatcattgtgttgttattgtgttagtgttagtgtgagtgtgcatgttcttcaGTGCCATGCTGGAGCATTAAAGGAAGTTCTCAGCATGCGCTCTCGTCCAAGGTGACCCCTCACAAGAAGATGTGTCGTACACGGCGGTTGATcgatgcttgtttttttttcttcctggtaATTGCAGCAGTGATCTTCCTCTTTGCCTCATCTTCCTCACCTACACAGACTCGGTGTGGCGTCGTTGGATGTGCTGGATCACAGTCTGAACACATAGTTAACGTGTAGTAACAGTGATGATGTGATCGACTGGTGATGGCAGACTAGTATAGACATCAGCGTGCTACGTCATTTGTTCGAGTTAATGATTAACTTTTTGCATGAATGTACGCCATGTTGCAAACATCCATCAGGGTGACTCAGCACCACATATTGGGTTAATGATTGACACTGGTTAGCACCGAATACACCTGACACCTTATTAGTGCACACAATTAACACCTGACTTCTTATCATGCCTTTTCTGGAACCTTCCACCTTGAGGTGAAATGAGGTACATCCTTATCTCACgttcattcttcattcatttttgaactCATTGCTTAAATTGTTTTCACTATATGTTTATGCAACCTTACACCCTTGCAGTGAGAGATGCTCCATATTGTTTTTTCCTATTGATATCTCATATCTGATATCGATATAGACAGTagctcttccctcaaactaatgtcattATGCTTCTTTTACCGTGATGTCACTTGATGTCTTTTACATATAAACAATGTTTGCATgagcaaaataacacaaataatacaatatgtTATAGAAAGAGTGGCAAAAAGCTGCGTGTGACTTTCGAGTGATTCATGGTTCTCATTAGTAGTCAGTGCTACTATTTAGTTGGAGCCGCATTCAATCGCAAAACGTAACACttcacagcagtggttctcaattactttctgtcatgacccccccccccccttctctccaCACCGTTGTGAATTTATAGCGTCAGTATTGTTTAAGCATGGTAAAATAAAGATGCTGTGTTGCCTAATtggggcgcagacctcacagctaggagaccacagttcaattccaccctcggccatctctgtgtggagtttgcatgttctccccgtgcatgcgtgggttctctccgggtactccggtttcctcccacattccaaaaacatgctaggttaattggaaactccaaattgtccataggtatgaatgtgagtgtgaatggttgtttgtctatatgtgccctgtgattggctggccaccagtccagggcgtacctcgcttctcgcccaaagacagctgggataggctccagcactccccgcgaccctcgtgaggaaaagcggtagaaaatgaatgaatcaatgaatgttgCCTACTTGCATTACAGTCGTCCTTCGCTACATTGTGGTTTGAATATCGCTACCTCCTAGcttgtatttttcaaaaatggattAATCACCACTGGCACTGTATGGCAATGTGGCCTTATCTGGAAGATGTTGTGCCTACTGACAGACAGGCACATGGTCTCTTTCATCGTGATGTTTGTGCGAAACTGCAGTTTTACCCTCTCCACTAGTTATGGCCCAAAGATTGCTGCACCTCAGAAATGGCATCCCACAGAGATCAGTCCTGGCTCCCCTCTTATTCAACATTTATATTGTACATGCTAGCAACATTGGTCCAAAAAATTTGCACATGTTGATGACTTGGTGGTCATGCATTCTGAGAGAAACTCTTATCCACTTATGTATCTCCAAAAATGGAAGCTGAAGCTCAGTGTAACCAAAAAACAGTGACAGCAACCTTCCACCTTTACGACAAGGAGGCACAATGTGAGCTTAATGTCATTGTTGACGGATGATCTTTGCCCTTCTCTGCTGCAACAAGATACATTGGCATTAAGTTGAAAAGGGCTCTCACAAGGCTGACAACACTCATTGGGCTTTTGAGACGGGCTGAGGTGCTGGCGGCATGACCTTCTGCACAGCTACCCTTGCTTTGGTCCACTACGCCACTGAGTCCTGCACATCAGCTTGGTGTCGTAGTGCTCACACTCAACAAATAGACAAGCCAATTaacaatgctttgttaattGTGTCCCATAATTTGTATGTATTAGCAAATATCCAGTCAATCTGAGCTTCGATGCAGGATAGCCACACTGCCACTAGCATGCCGAGCACTAGCGTCTCCTGCACGACTGCCTCCTGTCTGCTCCTTTCGGAGGATGCCGGCAGGTTAAATCGACACACCCATTTGTTCGTGCTGCACTGGAATTGCTCAATGACCTCAGTCAgtcaagtggcatagaaaatggatggatggatggatatcctGTGTAAATCATACTTTGACATGTTTCTGTATGTTTTAGTTTGACAGTGCGCTGAGCTAGCATTGTTAGCAGAACTCTAACATACTTACCAACCTTGAAACCTTCATTTCACAGCGCGGACATactgagctagctagcttgttgCTCTGTGGTGGATGCTTCAATTTGATGAGGTCTCACTCGCATGCTAATATCAGTAAcggcaaaaaaatatgacaacatgacatgacatctaatttttatgccaatatcagCTGAGAAAATCGGTATTATTAATCCGTACATGCAACACTAAAACGACATGGCGTAACCATGGTTTCACTGCAGACGAGAACCAACACCGTTCGAAAAGGAAAGACTCCGGTTGCCTTGGTAACAGGAAATATAATATCATCTGTGtcagtcagccaatcagaatgcTCGCCCTGTCCGCTCAACTTATTCGTCAACATATTGCAATGGTGGCCATGACACTTTCTAATAGCGCTAAGCagcttattttttcttctttcttttgaaAAGTAACAAGCACGTTACGTAACAAGATCATGTCCCATTTCAAATTCTGATCCCCGGGCTGGATGCAAAATTTAGCAACaacattattgttgttgttccgTTGTAATGCTGGGTCTCGACTCAGAGGACAACCTGgagccttgtgtgtgtgtgtgtgtgtgtgtagttgtgtgTACATGCTCCCTGTCTGCCTCACGAGAACCAATCGAGAGCCCGGCGGGCTCCTGCTGCCGGCCGCTGATAAAATGTGAAATTGAAATGTTTTCCAGCACCCGAGCGGCATTGCTTTGAGGAATCCATCTTTTATTTGTCTCTGAACACCTGCTGCCTCCTGGCACGCCATGAAGGAAGAGACACCGAGACGGAGGCTGTGCAAtgttttattccaaaaacaaggAAGGAAAGCGAAGCCTCCGGCACAGACAGGACACATCAGGAAGCGCGCACGTCACGTCTACCATGCACGTCTGCCAGCTACATGCACACCACAAAGCCAGAGAGAAACTTGTGcgactgttttttttgggggggaaggggggaaAGGCCACAGCATCACGAGAACATGTCACATGTCGCCAAAAAGattcccaggaggaggaggaagaggaggcggggAATGTCTCTCTTTGAATGACATCACCAGGAAGGCCAAGAAGACTGTAAACAATCTACACTATAAGGCTGACAAGAGTCACGGCGTCAGTTGCTAAAGGGTCGGATGAGAGGAGACTGCGGGCAGTGACGCTGTAAGAAGAACATCTATGAGGCACACGGTACAGCACAGGAAACTCAAGGCTGGAAGGTCACGTGACACCGCCACCATTCGTCTGTCCTAACTTCACGTTAAAGGGAGGTCTTGTAACGGTGtcaagaagacgaagaagaaggcgTGAGAGGCCTTGGAGGAGGTCGACTATGCGGGACAACACTGATTGTCTAACTCTAATAAAGACGCTCGCTTGTAAACTCGTTTTGCAAAgtcaagaaaaaacatttggacCCTGTTGAGACGTTCCACACACAACACGGAGGAACGAGGTAGTCCACTAGTGGCGGGGGGAGGGGCGGAGGAGGTCTGGCAGCCATTCTCCCGGTGACTGAGCAGCCATTGTGATCTTGAGGAGGCGGGGCCAGAGCTCAGACGATGCGGTAGTCGAAGGTGTCCTTCTCGGTGTGGTCGGTCCAATTAGACGAGGGCATGCTGCGGTACGGGTCCAGCAGGATGCGGAAGCAGCGCACGATGAGGAGGGCCAAGAAGATGAAGAGCAGCAGCACGAAGACGAATGCCGCCTTCTGCTCCAGCGTCAGGTAGGATGCCGCGTGATGGCCGCCGCCCGACGTCGACAGCGTGCTGCTGAAGAGGCCCTCGGCCATCCTGGGCACATCCATGCTTGAGCGTCGCGGCTCCAGCTCTTTGGTGGGCGCTCTCAAACCTCACAGGGAAGACGGGCTCGGAAGAAACAACCtggtggacaaaaaaaacacaaatgttacatttgatAGACTGGTCCTGACTGGTCACATGGGCTGACATAGCAGGGTCAGCTAGGTAAACAATAACATCATTACGGGGACACACGCTGTAGGGCACCCATGCACCACTGCACCACTGCTTGGtaccaacatccatccattttatatgccgctttttatgctggagcctatcccgagaggtggggtacaccttggactggtcgccagccaatcacagggcacatatagacaaacaaccattcacactcacattcatacctatggacaatttggagtcgccaattaacctagcatgtttttggaatgtgggaggaaaccggagtacccggagaaaacccacgcatgcacggggagaacatgcaagatgcccgagcagggaatcaaacccatcTCCTAaccatactgtatatcatgtcTGGAAAAAAGTCACACTGTATGTCCTATAAAGTCATACTACTGTACATAAAAAGTATACATCATGTCCCAAAACATGTTATACTATGAGTCCcaaaatactatatactatatcataTGTATGTCATACTATTTCCTGTAAAAAAGTCatactctaaatcaggggtctcaaactcaatttacctgggggccactggagctagggtctgggtgagactgggccgcatcaggttttcaaaaaaaaaaatgcatttattaaaaacagaaaaatatacaaactttttcagtgctttggttccgattttctacaagaaaagctctgataaaacattccactgttctcaaatatcttaatttttatttttctgcacaaaataagatgaaaaataaataaacaaatcaagaataaagaaaatcaatcaatcagtactaaataaatataataataataataaaacagcaaataataaaaacttaagaaaccacatatagttggtgggtagacaaattatttttttcagattaaaatgaacaaagcattattagagccctgtagacatgacaaaacacgactatagtcacatttatactctttttatttacaacatattgtgcaactgcagggtcttgagacacatgctaactcacaaactagagagctagcgacctaaacggtagccttcaagttatttcctttaaacttatatagccaaaaacttaccacttccacacggatagggaggataactattaacagttatttaacctttaacatgaacattaatcaaacgtaataattttttctgggtacatgataccatacagcatccatatcaaacttgcgtgggccgcactaacattaaactttcatatcaaggcggggacctagtgtcctgcgggccacatttggccgcgggccgcatgtttgagacccctgctctaaatcatGTCCGGTAAGGTTTGGAACGTACCTTAGTTTTAGGGTCAGAGTTgggaaaagtacattttgggaAAAGTACATCAAAATAGCTTTAATGATCTTAGGAAACATAAAAAGCTGCATGCAGgcaaattctttaaaaaattcaaattctcAGGCTGTAGCGGAGAGGCTTCTCGGGTTGTGAGATCGTCTCCCAGGATGCACTGGTGTGGAGCGGTCAAAGGTATGGTGTGTTCAAATCAAAGAACACGGAAGGTTGTCCTCTTTTGGTGATTTTATTTAGGTTATGATGTGGTACTCTATGCATTCACGCGCAGCATCAACCTGGTGATATGATGTATGAGGCTCAGGAAGGCCCCGACATGTATAAATTGTTCAACCGAAAAAAACGTCcgcactgtggtgcgtttactgaccACTGAACACCGTAGGACAAATGACACTCAAAGCTgagcatacattcattcattcattttctaccgctttttcctcatgagagtcatgggggtgctggagcctatcccagctgtctttgagcgagaggcggggtacaccctggactggtggccagccaatcacagggcacatatagacaaacaaccattcacactcacattcatacctatggacaatttggagtggccaattaacctagcatgtttttggaatgtgggaggaaaccggagtacccggaaaacccacgcatgcacggggagaacatgcaaactccacacagagatggccgagggtggaattgaaccctggtctactagctgtgaggtctgcgcgctaaccactcgaccgccgtgccaccccactgaacatacaatgcaatgtaaatgatGGGCTTTCTAACACTGGCCTTTTCTTCTGCAGCTTTGAGGCTGTGGAGTACCCTCCCTGACCACATAAGGCCCCACAAACTGCAGAGGCCTTTAAACGAGACCTTAAGATTAGACAGCAAGATTATTGCGTAATTATGCCTTAGCATAGCCACAACACAAGCTGCAACATGACGTGATGTCgtggatgaatgatgaatgatgaactACCATGGGCCTCGGGATCTCATCACAGTATCTGTGTGcattcaaaatgccatcaatCAATGGagctgtggtggtggggtgATGGTGCGTTCGGGTGTATGTTATAGACAACaaagtcatagtattatgtGTCATGTGTGtcaggcaagcttttatttataacgtggcagcaGAACAGAGAAGTCGAGCACAAACGTATTAGCATGTCTAGCCCTCACTTCCGCTTTCCTTACCCCGCTCCCTCCACATgcccaaggtcaaaggtcacataaggtCTCTCTTTTCATAGCTGACTCAGGCAATGAATGTAGCATAAagttatgagttttttttcctcctaaatttacgactttagtctcatgtccatccatccgtgcattttctatgttgctggggtatgctggagcctatcccagctgtcttcgggtgagaggcggggtacaccctggactggtcgccagccaatcacagggcacatatagacaaacaaccattcacactcacattcatacctatggacaatttggacatgcatgttatgcaaactccacacagagatgcacaagcagagaatcgaacccaggtctcctgactttgtggccaACTTgataaccacttgtccgccgtataacaaaaatgtatgactttttgtttgtttttttcccctgattTCGGAGTTGCCACAGgagatctttttgatccgcatactaatttagacttgagcactttatattccggatgcccttcctgatgaataccaatgatgcttccttgtggagattcaaacccagggcgTTTTCTCCGAAGTcctgaacgctaaccactacactggTTATTTTAATACTATTACTGTTGCTTGTTACTGTTATAACaagcattgcctgagacagctgtCTATGCACAGGAgggacttatgtgacctttttCTATTAAATGTGCGACCTTTGTCTTGTAAATGTCAACTTTTgtaaacttttttctcataaatgtatgattttattcttgtacattataattatttttgtcaatGTGGCCTATAGAAGTGTGTTACTGGCCTGGGAAGAAGCACATGCATGAGGAGGTAAGGTGCATTttgggtgtacctaataattACTATTCTTGGTCAGTTTTGTAGGAATTATGTTGCCATGGTTATGCAATATGATACAAAAGAAATGCACCATGTAGACTTATGCGGCGATATAACATATTTGAGGGTGCTGTGGGTGTGGGTGTACTTAATCAATTGGTTCAGTTTTCACTTTGTTGGCTAATTAGAGATGTGGGAGTTCCTTGCTTGGTGTGGCCTGAATTAATTGCGGCAGAATATGATCtaataatcatcaaaataatatacactatatataagCATGTTGAATAATAAGTCCAAAGGCAGCGATTGCACAGCAGgcaggcccataataataataatctagtGTAGAATAATCAAATAGAATAATTCAAGTCATTGCTTaacttttatttgttattgCTGTTATCACAATAAGGCATATAGAAAAGAATGAAGTGTGCTGATGTCAATCATGTACATACTCTTCATGCAGCtaacaggtgtacctaatgaaatggcCAGTTGATCTTCATGGTCGTGCTCGTGCAGGAATGTTGCTCATGAatgcaaatgacaaaaaatatgttgtctTGCCACCAAAAGTGCCACTGCGCGTGTCACTGACCTGGtcctctccttcctcttcttcttcttcttctcgtcgTCAAGAAGTCACATTCCGCAGGTTCGATTCCCGCGTCCAAACGAGCCGCCTCTCTGTCTCGGCGCACGGACCTCACCCTGGCGCGCGCCTGTGTGTTTGTGCTCGTTCTCGGGCACTCTGGCTGGCGGGAACGGAGCGGTACCTCGTCGCTATGAGCAacctgttgccatggcaatccTCCAGCGAGGTGATGTGTTGCAAGCGAATGAGTGAACCCCccccacgcacgcacgcacacgctgTAAATATGAGCCAAATAAGGGCATTAAGGAATGTGGGAGTGTCCCCTGGGGGGTTAAAGGTTACAACGTGCATGATGTTGAAGGTTAtatcatctactgtatatactctATACCGAAGCTTCCGCTCTGTCAACATGTTGTTCAGCGTCTCCCTCTAGCGGTGAGCATTGAGCACTGCACCGTATTTTCATCCTGTGACTGACAGCTGATAAGCCCACAATGACCACCCCCCTTCGACCCCCACCTAAGTAATCGAAGATAAGTGGAAGAAGCAATGATGCTGTAAGTGGAAGATAAGACATCcacaaataaaattcaattcCACAATCGAAGCGAAGGAATAGCCCGCCATATAGATTACAGATATCAACAGAACAAAAGCCTTGCATTACAAGTCTCATATGAAATACAATAAGTTCAATTTAAATATTGCACAACGAAATAAACCAAATAACATAAGTCATGTAACTTGTGAGCCTATACcaaaaaagctgggataggctccagcccctccgtgaccctaatgaggacaagaaatacaagaacatgaatgaatgatttttgaaCGCTCTCGataaacaaagcaaacacatacagtatgtggacCTTTTCATGTACTACACATTAATGACCACAGGGGGTCAGTATGGCACCACTAATAACTTCATTCCATTCAAATgcattgacaacattattcCCCACCTGGTACTAATACTAACAATgaccataagaaataatgaaaagAGAGAAATCTGCTCCATAATCAAACTGTGAACATCATTGAACCTTTATAAcctacattttaacattcttagttGTCtggaggggcggcacggcggtctagtggttagcgcgcagacctcacagctaggagaccagggttcaattccaccctcagccatctgtgtgtggagtttgcatgcgtttttccgggtactccggcttcctcccacatcccaaaaacatgctaggttagttagcgac
This genomic window from Doryrhamphus excisus isolate RoL2022-K1 chromosome 17, RoL_Dexc_1.0, whole genome shotgun sequence contains:
- the LOC131105430 gene encoding cortexin-3; amino-acid sequence: MDVPRMAEGLFSSTLSTSGGGHHAASYLTLEQKAAFVFVLLLFIFLALLIVRCFRILLDPYRSMPSSNWTDHTEKDTFDYRIV